The following coding sequences are from one bacterium SCSIO 12741 window:
- a CDS encoding DUF2892 domain-containing protein, with amino-acid sequence MKKNMGTADRVIRVIIAAVAAVLYFMELVPPMVGIVLMVLGGVFLLTSLVSFCPLYTLFGIKTCSVAPQKK; translated from the coding sequence ATGAAAAAGAATATGGGAACAGCAGATCGAGTGATCCGGGTGATCATCGCTGCAGTAGCCGCTGTCTTGTACTTTATGGAGTTGGTGCCGCCTATGGTAGGTATCGTATTGATGGTTTTGGGTGGAGTATTTCTGCTAACGAGCTTGGTTAGTTTTTGCCCCTTGTATACCCTTTTTGGAATCAAAACCTGTTCTGTAGCTCCTCAGAAAAAATAG
- the apaG gene encoding Co2+/Mg2+ efflux protein ApaG produces the protein MISLTTSGIKVDVKSYYLEKNSEPESGQFLFAYDISITNHNDFSVQLLKRHWIIYDSLFPKREVRGNGVIGEQPILTPGECYRYQSYCDLHSSMGWMEGSYLFRKEEYQHLMEVNIPRFELILPNKLN, from the coding sequence GTGATTTCGTTAACAACATCAGGAATTAAGGTAGACGTTAAGTCCTATTACCTGGAGAAAAACAGTGAGCCCGAATCGGGGCAATTTCTGTTTGCCTACGATATCAGTATTACTAACCACAACGATTTTTCAGTTCAGCTTTTAAAACGCCATTGGATCATTTACGACAGTTTGTTTCCCAAGCGGGAAGTTCGTGGCAATGGGGTTATTGGTGAACAACCCATTTTGACTCCGGGCGAATGCTATCGTTACCAATCCTACTGCGACTTACACAGCAGCATGGGATGGATGGAAGGCTCCTACCTTTTTCGCAAGGAAGAATACCAGCACTTGATGGAAGTAAACATCCCCAGATTTGAGCTAATACTGCCCAATAAACTGAACTAA
- the pruA gene encoding L-glutamate gamma-semialdehyde dehydrogenase produces MPKGIYNIPFPDNEPVKGYAPGSPEKESLLATYQELYNSQVDVPMYIGSEKVYTDNKLTLSPPHEHAHTLGTANMGDASHVEKAIDAALAAREEWAALSWEHRAAIFLKAADLLAGPFRDRMNAATMLAQSKNAMQAEIDAACELIDFFKFNALYMQQVYAEQPESQPGMWNRLEYRPLEGFVFAITPFNFTSIAANLPAAPAMMGNTVVWKPADSQIYSAQVIMELFEAAGLPAGVINMVTVDGPTAGDIVFKHRDFAGLHFTGSTGVFRHLWKEIGNNLETYRSYPRIVGETGGKDFIMVHPSAPVAEVATAISRGAFEFQGQKCSAASRVYLPKSLAADVIERVKQDVNSFKMGTPDDFSNFVNAVIDERAFDKISGYIDYIKAADDAEIVAGGGYDKSTGYFIEPTVVVTDNPKFRTMCEEIFGPVVTIYTYEDADFEATLDVLDNTSEYALTGAIMATDRYAIDLATKKLVNAAGNFYINDKPTGAVVGQQPFGGARGSGTNDKAGAYMNLLRWVSPRTIKETFVPPTDYRYPFLG; encoded by the coding sequence ATGCCAAAAGGAATTTACAACATCCCCTTCCCCGACAACGAGCCGGTAAAGGGTTATGCTCCAGGTTCGCCTGAGAAAGAATCATTGTTGGCCACTTACCAGGAGCTGTACAACAGCCAGGTAGATGTGCCCATGTACATTGGATCTGAAAAAGTATATACCGATAATAAATTGACCCTTAGCCCTCCTCATGAGCACGCTCACACGTTGGGAACGGCGAATATGGGTGATGCCAGCCACGTTGAAAAAGCCATTGATGCTGCTTTGGCTGCTCGCGAAGAATGGGCTGCCCTATCATGGGAACACCGTGCTGCGATTTTCCTTAAGGCTGCTGACCTTTTGGCCGGACCTTTCCGCGATAGAATGAATGCTGCCACGATGTTGGCTCAGTCGAAAAATGCCATGCAAGCCGAGATCGACGCGGCCTGTGAGTTGATCGACTTCTTTAAGTTCAACGCTTTGTATATGCAACAAGTGTATGCTGAGCAACCTGAGTCTCAACCGGGCATGTGGAACCGCTTGGAGTACCGTCCGTTGGAAGGATTCGTATTTGCCATCACTCCATTTAACTTTACTTCCATTGCTGCAAACTTGCCTGCAGCTCCTGCCATGATGGGTAACACTGTGGTATGGAAGCCTGCTGATAGCCAGATCTACTCTGCTCAGGTAATTATGGAGCTTTTCGAAGCTGCTGGACTTCCAGCTGGAGTAATCAATATGGTTACTGTAGACGGTCCTACCGCTGGCGATATCGTATTTAAACACCGCGATTTTGCAGGCCTTCACTTTACCGGATCTACCGGAGTATTCCGTCACCTTTGGAAGGAAATCGGAAACAACCTGGAAACTTACCGCTCTTACCCACGTATCGTAGGTGAAACTGGTGGTAAAGACTTCATCATGGTTCACCCATCAGCTCCTGTTGCTGAAGTAGCTACCGCTATCTCTCGTGGAGCATTCGAATTCCAAGGGCAAAAATGTTCTGCTGCATCTCGTGTTTACCTGCCAAAATCTTTGGCCGCTGATGTAATTGAGCGAGTTAAGCAGGATGTAAATTCCTTTAAAATGGGAACCCCAGATGACTTTAGCAACTTCGTGAACGCCGTGATCGATGAGCGTGCCTTTGACAAAATCAGCGGGTACATCGACTACATTAAAGCTGCGGATGACGCTGAAATCGTTGCTGGTGGTGGTTACGATAAATCTACAGGGTACTTTATTGAACCCACTGTAGTAGTTACTGATAACCCAAAGTTCAGAACCATGTGTGAAGAGATCTTTGGTCCAGTGGTAACCATTTACACTTACGAAGATGCTGACTTTGAAGCTACTTTGGACGTGTTGGACAACACTTCTGAATACGCTTTGACCGGAGCTATTATGGCTACGGATCGTTACGCGATTGATTTGGCTACCAAAAAGCTGGTTAATGCTGCTGGTAACTTCTACATTAATGACAAGCCTACCGGAGCTGTAGTTGGACAACAGCCTTTCGGTGGAGCTCGTGGATCTGGAACCAATGACAAAGCGGGAGCTTACATGAACCTGCTTCGTTGGGTATCTCCAAGAACGATCAAGGAGACCTTTGTTCCTCCAACAGATTACCGCTACCCTTTCTTAGGATAA